From Hydrogenothermus marinus, one genomic window encodes:
- the mnmE gene encoding tRNA uridine-5-carboxymethylaminomethyl(34) synthesis GTPase MnmE, with protein MEKDTIVANATPLVASAVSIIRISGKDALKIGKSIFSRKNNIEPRKVYFGKFIDDKGNIIDEGLFIYFKAPNSFTGEDVVEIQTHGSVPVVKQIIKQTIEKGARFAQPGEFTKRAFLNGKIDLTQAEAIAQLIEAKTEKATKAAVNLLEGKLSKQIKKLKEKLMNINMLIEAELNFPEDVEEIDMNIVKENLKEVIDEIKKLISTYKKGKIINEGIKLAIVGRPNVGKSSLFNALVGYERAIVSDIQGTTRDFIEESYQIDGIPIRLIDTAGVRDAKDEIEKIGIEKTKEKIKEADIVLFVFDVSEGFTEEDKKIYEEVKDKNPIIVGNKTDLILDKNQKKCYFKDIIYTSVKSQKGISELEKEILKNLHLTEDSDSEIYINLRHQESLKKALDVLNKIYTNFENYKDFKEILMIDIKEAENYLSEIIGEIATEDILGKIFSSFCIGK; from the coding sequence ATGGAAAAAGATACAATAGTTGCTAATGCAACTCCTTTAGTAGCTTCAGCAGTTTCAATAATAAGAATTAGTGGTAAAGATGCTTTAAAAATAGGTAAATCTATCTTTTCAAGGAAAAATAATATTGAACCTAGAAAGGTTTATTTTGGTAAATTTATAGATGATAAAGGAAATATTATAGATGAAGGCCTATTTATATATTTTAAAGCACCAAATAGTTTTACTGGAGAAGATGTTGTAGAGATACAAACCCATGGAAGTGTTCCAGTCGTAAAACAGATTATAAAACAGACTATAGAAAAAGGAGCAAGATTTGCACAGCCAGGAGAATTTACAAAAAGAGCTTTTTTAAATGGCAAGATTGACCTTACTCAAGCAGAAGCAATTGCTCAACTTATAGAAGCTAAAACAGAGAAAGCAACAAAAGCAGCAGTAAATTTACTTGAAGGAAAACTTTCAAAACAGATAAAAAAATTAAAAGAAAAATTAATGAATATAAATATGTTAATAGAAGCAGAACTTAATTTCCCAGAAGATGTTGAAGAGATTGATATGAATATTGTAAAAGAAAATTTAAAAGAAGTTATTGATGAAATAAAAAAATTAATTTCAACATATAAAAAAGGAAAAATTATAAATGAAGGTATAAAACTTGCTATAGTTGGAAGACCAAATGTTGGTAAATCTTCATTGTTTAATGCCTTAGTTGGATATGAAAGGGCAATAGTCTCAGATATACAAGGAACAACAAGAGATTTTATAGAAGAAAGTTATCAAATAGATGGAATACCAATTAGATTAATTGATACTGCTGGAGTAAGAGATGCAAAAGATGAGATAGAGAAAATAGGAATTGAAAAAACAAAAGAGAAAATAAAAGAAGCAGATATAGTCTTATTTGTTTTTGATGTAAGTGAAGGATTTACAGAAGAAGATAAAAAAATATATGAAGAAGTAAAAGATAAAAATCCAATAATAGTTGGTAATAAAACTGATTTAATACTTGATAAAAATCAGAAAAAATGTTATTTTAAAGATATAATATATACAAGTGTAAAAAGTCAAAAAGGAATCTCTGAATTAGAAAAAGAAATACTCAAAAATTTACATTTAACTGAAGATAGTGATTCTGAAATTTATATTAATCTAAGACATCAAGAAAGTTTAAAAAAAGCTTTAGATGTATTAAATAAAATCTATACAAATTTTGAAAATTATA